The following are encoded together in the Apis mellifera strain DH4 linkage group LG4, Amel_HAv3.1, whole genome shotgun sequence genome:
- the LOC102654066 gene encoding uncharacterized protein LOC102654066 isoform X1, with product MIRSESGRRIQSHQTSCTKSNDVIFHCVAASIQMFFGQRYIFFAIWIEDIEELVTLWQYFVVSLYMHTIYTLIGNFHSTCYQSLRSATLFLYALHNVTMTMPLENRMRTPHNLQRMLILNVSFNVFIVHDIRVPRLQQMHARCLRHCSQESSQESVDVPYAKIRSIFIFLKNFTLMKFKTSVILIQSLK from the exons ATGATAAGATCTGAATCAGGAAGAAGAATACAATCCCATCAAACATCGTGCACCAAAAGCAATGATGTC atatttcaTTGCGTTGCTGCATCTATTCAAATGTTCTTTGGGCAacggtatattttttttgccaTATGGATAGAAGATATAGAAGAATTGGTTACATTGTGGCAATATTTTGTGGTTTCATTGTACATGCACACGATTTATACATTG ATTGGAAACTTTCACTCAACTTGCTACCAATCCCTACGTTCTGCAACGTTATTCCTGTACGCTCTGCACAACGTGACCATGACCATGCCGCTCGAGAACAGGATGAGGACTCCGCACAACTTGCAACGAATGTTAATACTCAATGTATCGTTTAATGTCTTTATTGTACACGACATTCGGGTTCCTCGGTTACAACAAATGCATGCACGATGTCTACGACACTGTAGTCAAGAATCTAGTCAAGAATCCGTCGACGTACC ATATGCGAAGATTAGAtcaatctttatctttttgaaaaattttacattgatgaaatttaagaccagtgttattttaattcaatctttgaagtga
- the LOC102654066 gene encoding uncharacterized protein LOC102654066 isoform X3 produces the protein MFFGQRYIFFAIWIEDIEELVTLWQYFVVSLYMHTIYTLIGNFHSTCYQSLRSATLFLYALHNVTMTMPLENRMRTPHNLQRMLILNVSFNVFIVHDIRVPRLQQMHARCLRHCSQESSQESVDVPYAKIRSIFIFLKNFTLMKFKTSVILIQSLK, from the exons ATGTTCTTTGGGCAacggtatattttttttgccaTATGGATAGAAGATATAGAAGAATTGGTTACATTGTGGCAATATTTTGTGGTTTCATTGTACATGCACACGATTTATACATTG ATTGGAAACTTTCACTCAACTTGCTACCAATCCCTACGTTCTGCAACGTTATTCCTGTACGCTCTGCACAACGTGACCATGACCATGCCGCTCGAGAACAGGATGAGGACTCCGCACAACTTGCAACGAATGTTAATACTCAATGTATCGTTTAATGTCTTTATTGTACACGACATTCGGGTTCCTCGGTTACAACAAATGCATGCACGATGTCTACGACACTGTAGTCAAGAATCTAGTCAAGAATCCGTCGACGTACC ATATGCGAAGATTAGAtcaatctttatctttttgaaaaattttacattgatgaaatttaagaccagtgttattttaattcaatctttgaagtga
- the LOC102654066 gene encoding uncharacterized protein LOC102654066 isoform X2 encodes MLDFAKTAEASFLSGPPKIQKYGRTFLINVIVCLVHFQGTAISILYASTLFQQIGNFHSTCYQSLRSATLFLYALHNVTMTMPLENRMRTPHNLQRMLILNVSFNVFIVHDIRVPRLQQMHARCLRHCSQESSQESVDVPYAKIRSIFIFLKNFTLMKFKTSVILIQSLK; translated from the exons ATGTTGGATTTCGCCAAAACAGCGGAGGCCTCGTTTCTCAGTGGTCCACCGAAGATTCAAAAGTATGGGAGAACGTTCTTGATTAATGTGATCGTTTGCCTCGTACATTTCCAGGGCACCGCGATATCCATCCTTTATGCATCCACTTTGTTCCAGCAA ATTGGAAACTTTCACTCAACTTGCTACCAATCCCTACGTTCTGCAACGTTATTCCTGTACGCTCTGCACAACGTGACCATGACCATGCCGCTCGAGAACAGGATGAGGACTCCGCACAACTTGCAACGAATGTTAATACTCAATGTATCGTTTAATGTCTTTATTGTACACGACATTCGGGTTCCTCGGTTACAACAAATGCATGCACGATGTCTACGACACTGTAGTCAAGAATCTAGTCAAGAATCCGTCGACGTACC ATATGCGAAGATTAGAtcaatctttatctttttgaaaaattttacattgatgaaatttaagaccagtgttattttaattcaatctttgaagtga
- the LOC413117 gene encoding proton-coupled amino acid transporter-like protein pathetic has protein sequence MEKNEKEEQGNPMKEFNSRTKIATIEIEGYNEKDDLYNPFENRDKKNSNSDFGALAHLLKSSLGTGILAMPNAIKNGGVIFGGIGTIIIGLICAHCVHILVRSSHILCKRTKTPQMTYAETAEAAFLCGPKTVRPFANFSRMFVNAALCATYIGGACVYVVFVSTSIKQLVDFHTGMTIPMRLYILTLIPAVLLLGQVRNLKFMVPFSIVANLSMMTGFALTLYYIFNDIKIPSHVKPIASIEQLPSFFATVLFAIEGIGVVMPVENSMKNPHHFLGCPSVLNITMTIVVSLYTVLGVFGYLKYTEDIKGSITLNIPTEDILGQAVKLLIALAVLFTYGLQLFVPMDIMWRAVKEKCSHKYQGLCHTVMRICISIFTICVALLVPELEPFISLVGSIFFSILGITIPAVVETISCWDGHLGRGKWRFWKNSTLVIFSLLALIFGSWISISDIIKLYK, from the exons atggagaaaaatgaaaaggagGAACAAGGCAATCCTATGAAAGAGTTCAATAGCag AACGAAAATAGCCACCATTGAAATTGAAGGATACAACGAGAAGGACGATTTATACAATCCCTTCGAAAATCgtgacaaaaaaaattccaattc AGATTTTGGCGCCCTGGCACATCTATTGAAATCATCCCTCGGTACGGGAATCCTCGCCATGCCGAATGCGATCAAAAATGGCGGGGTGATATTCGGCGGGATAGGGACGATAATAATCGGCTTGATATGCGCGCATTGCGTCCACATATTGGTTCGCTCGTCCCACATTCTGTGCAAACGTACGAAAACACCCCAGATGACGTATGCCGAGACGGCGGAAGCTGCCTTCCTTTGCGGTCCAAAAACCGTCAGACCTTTCGCTAATTTCAGTCGAATGTTCGTAAATGCGGCATTGTGCGCCACGTACATAGGCGGTGCTTGCGTATACGTGGTTTTCGTATCGACCTCGATTAAACAG CTGGTGGACTTCCACACCGGCATGACTATACCGATGCGTTTGTACATACTCACGCTGATACCCGCTGTATTATTGTTGGGGCAAGTGCGAAATTTGAAGTTCATGGTGCCGTTCTCCATCGTGGCCAACCTTTCCATGATGACCGGTTTCGCCTTGACTCTCTATTATATCTTCAATGATATCAAAATACCGTCCCACGTGAAGCCAATCGCCTCGATCGAACAATTGCCTTCCTTCTTCGCCACCGTATTATTTGCCATCGAGGGTATCGGTGTT GTGATGCCCGTCGAGAACAGTATGAAGAATCCTCATCACTTCCTCGGTTGTCCAAGCGTTCTTAACATAACAATGACTATAGTGGTGTCTTTGTACACCGTGTTAGGCGTGTTCGGATATTTGAAGTACACGGAAGATATTAAGGGTAGTATCACGCTAAATATACCAACAGAGGACAT ATTGGGACAGGCGGTAAAATTGCTCATCGCCCTGGCAGTTTTATTCACATACGGATTACAACTTTTCGTTCCGATGGATATCATGTGGAGAGCTGTGAAAGAGAAATGCAGTCACAAGTATCAAGGCTTGTGCCACACAGTAATGAGAATATGCATAAGTATATTTACAA TTTGCGTGGCATTACTCGTTCCTGAACTCGAGCCGTTCATCTCTTTGGTcggttcgatatttttctcgatactCGGCATCACGATTCCAGCCGTCGTTGAAACAATTTCTTGCTGGGACGGCCATCTTGGAAGAGGCAAGTGGAGATTTTGGAAAAACAGTACGCTTGTGATATTCTCTCTGTTGGCGTTAATATTCGGTTCCTGGATCTCTATttctgatataataaaattatataaataa
- the LOC725209 gene encoding sensory neuron membrane protein 2, producing MWSYQVCAIICVIFGIYACITNLFSDGLFSIKNAILKNLPLIKGKDMYDEWILPVNLIFKCYFFNVTNPDEVMEGNNPNLVEYGPFTYREVFEKQIVDVDEELDEIIYDVKSTFTFDKYASLNISKRDTVTILNPAYIGTISMASIIGLTTLPPSYIEKFGNNIPKLFPNRSSIFLKANPKEILFDGVKLTCNERKFPELSTICKTLKALRSPVLKEGEKEGVYYLSIFQRVNGTIRGRFSVNRGVNNISELGNIGSYNGRRVQTIWRTEKCNTVRGSDTITWAPLINPMPSVLSFIPDLCRSIEADYDKEVSIYGLIGSRFVMRERTWFLNQSQCYCLERNKVPNCLPQGLIDVSDCLVMLRYVMLQKVPIIMSEPHFLHGDPQLLMYALGLNPSEDLHETFIVIEPYTGTPLSGQKKIQLNLKLERQPVDLLSNISEGYFPLLWCANVRIFSKIIKLQY from the exons ATGTGGTCTTATCAAGTGTGTGCAATAATTTGTGTTATTTTTGGTATATACGCGTGTATAACAAATTTGTTTTCAGACGGATTATTCAGCATTAAAAATGCTATACTTAag aatttaccACTCATTAAAGGTAAAGACATGTACGACGAGTGGATATTACctgtaaatttaatctttaaatgttACTTCTTTAATGTTACGAATCCTGATGAAGTGATGGAAGGGAATAACCCAAATCTGGTTGAATATGGTCCATTCACTTACAG aGAAGTATTCGAAAAACAAATAGTGGATGTGGATGAAGAACTTGACGAAATTATCTATGATGTAAAATCAACATTCACTTTTGACAAATATGCAAGTTTGAATATATCTAAACGTGATACAGTTACTATATTAAATCCTGCATACATTGGAACTATATCGATGGCAAGTATAATTGGA TTAACCACTTTACCTCCaagttatatagaaaaatttggtaataatataccgaaattatttccaaatcgaagcagtatttttttaaaagctaATCCTAAAGAAATACTTTTTGACGGAGTTAAACTTACatgtaatgaaagaaaattcccTGAATTGAGTACGATATGCAAAACACTGAAGGCACTTCGATCACCTGTCTTAAAAGAAGGCGAAAAGGAAGGCGTTTATTATCTTAGTATTTTTCAAAGA GTCAATGGTACTATTCGAGGACGATTTTCTGTTAACAGAggtgttaataatataagtgaATTAGGTAATATAGGATCTTATAATGGGAGAAGAGTGCAAACAATATGGAGAActgaaaaatgtaatacaGTAAGAGGATCTGATACAATTACTTGGGCACCATTAATAAATCCAATGCCTTcagttttatcatttataccAGATCTATGCAG AAGTATAGAAGCGGATTATGATAAGGAAGTTTCGATATACGGTTTAATCGGATCCCGATTCGTCATGAGAGAAAGAACCTGGTTCCTAAACCAATCTCAGTGTTATTGTTTGGAAAGAAACAAAGTACCAAATTGTTTGCCGCAGGGTTTAATCGATGTCTCAGATTGTCTGGTAATGCTACGTTACGTT atgttgcAGAAAGTACCGATAATCATGTCAGAACCTCATTTTTTACACGGTGATCCGCAACTCTTGATGTATGCACTTGGCTTAAATCCGAGTGAAGATTTGCACGAGACATTTATCGTTATAGAACCATACACTGGGACGCCTCTTTCCggacaaaagaaaatacagttaaatttgaaattggaaaGACAACCAGTCGATTTGCTTTCAAATATCAGCGAGGGATACTTTCCTCTTCTGTGGTGCGCGAACGTAagaatcttttcgaaaattatcaaaCTTCAATATTAA